The sequence ACCATCACCTCTGCTAAACGATCCGACAGTTCAAAAGGCCCTTGACAGTCTGTTGCAAGGCAATTTGCTCAAAAGCATCGGCGATCAGCAACCGGCTACAACCACGACACCTCTGTTTGCCGCTTTTTCGAATATcggtcgattttaattgattttttcaatcatACATGGTTTTTTTATTGCGTTTCATCTCATTCAGCAggacatttcatttcattttgttcgatgaaatgaatattctacAGGCTATATTTGATAGTATATTGGAAACTAGTTAATATCATCAACTTTAACAACAAGTGGTTTTGATATTCTTCTCTGGTGAAGTGTTAGCATGCTTATATGTGcataaaataatacacttttgaaCATAGGATTTATAAGGGTTTGTAAGTTCTATACAGTATTCCATAGTTATTTGAAGAAGTTAATACTTTTTGCCTGGTCTGCTTTTAACTACTAACGGAAATTattgttcttatattttttatgatgAGAACATTGGTATTAAGTTTGTAATTTACCAAGATTTTCTCACAGAATATGTTTAGTTGTAGGATATAGAAATGATTTGAACAACATACAATTATAAAGGTACTAACAtctgttatattaatataatgaaaaatgtgTGGTGAAATTCTATGTTCTACaatcatttaatgaaataatatgttTGTCAAATAACAGTGAAATACTGTAGATGTTATATTTCTATGGTTCTGAATATCATAGGTGTACACTGATATTTGCCTATACATATGTTCAATCCTTTCATTCCCAGGACAGAAATTTTAACTTAGTATGCATAGCATGATAAACAGAAGAGATGTTGCGTATTAGATGTATGTCTGATGATTTTCAAGGATGAGCTTTATGCTTCTTTTAACCCTGTTGCTTCCCATTGCTATAATGTTAATCAAGGTATGATTCATaccttaaatattaaacaataggTTTGAAGTATAATTATATTCTGAACTTTAATGAAGCCTGAATAGTTTGTTATGGTGGAGAATTTCAATGTGTAATATATTGATTTAGTGGTAGATAATTTGATGAAACAATTCCATCActcattataattatatgttattttcaatttagtgcgtagaatttattacattatcattTTAATGAATTGCCATTGTTGCTTATGTCTCTTTTATagcttttattagttttgaaatattacgtTATCAGTACCTACAGTGTGTCTCTTGAAATTAGTAAGAGAAACCATTTGGGCGAATTTATAAGCCTTGTAAACTTTgtctaatgtaaaaatatacatatatacatatatatatatatatataaatataaatataaagcatttcatttttataataaattacgatgcttataaaatattaagtttcctATTGCACTTGTGATGATGCAGGTGTGTTCTTTTTCCTAAGGAAAGTAGAAATTGAGTATTATATATGTTTCTTAAaccatatattattacataacttTCAATCAGTTTATTCGTACAAATGTATTACATGAAAGTTTTGCACATTCTTTTTTTAGGAATTAGATAAACATCATATGTATAACTTCAATAAACTGtttttaggaatattttatgtCTTTTATTAACAACTTGATATAACGTTGATGCCTCATTCTCGTGGATCTAGAAACAAGAAAATACACGTCTGTTCAATCAGTTTTAACAACCTCACTGACTTGCTCTTCACATACCTTTGCAGCAAAGTGCGTAATGTATAGACCCATTATTATGAAGCAGTATAAGCTATGAACTCAGAAGCAGCTTCATTATGTTAAtaagcaataaaataaactagtGCATAAAGTGaagtacattttatataattaaatgtgaTTTGCAGGATGTAAGTAAGCATATTATTAAGCATTAGCAGGTAAGCAAAGCTATATGGGTATAAATAAGCATGGATACTTGTTATGTTGACATATGATCAAATTTACCTAAGTAATAACTCTTTAGGTATTGTTCTGCGTGTACTATCTCTTCGCAAGGCTGGGACACTTCTTTGTATAGAATACAAAGAACGGATTTTACAGCATCAATATCATACATATTCTTTACCAATCTCTGCTTATATGGTTTCAGTTTCTCTACGAGTTCTTTGTTTTTGGTGATGGAACCAATGTGATTCTGAAGAATTTCGTTGTACATTGGCCAGTTGGCATCACAGGCAGGACAGTCACATTCAAAGAAATAGTCCTCCATtattttctctcttctttcagaTCTTGGCATATGTGCATATGCAGCACCATAACCAGTGAATATTTGATCTCCAGGATATATTGGTTCCAAAGCACGAGTGAGCATTGTCAATCCTTCAAAATGACGAAAAGTGTTTGGAGCACAGGAGTGGTTGTACAAGCTATGCGTCACATATAGTCCAGAACCAGTTTTAATTCCTGGTTCTTGTTGTatctagaaaataaatttcgataattgtaaaatgattaATGTATTATGTTTCtatcatttgttttattaaattttctatgagCATTATGAATTGtatgattaaacattttttatatttttaaaatatttgtcaaaGAAATTACTGTGAAGCAATTAGAAGACATTATGACACAGGCACGAAACATGAGGCTGCCACAAAATTTTAACTGAGGGACATTATTAAcgtcttttatttcattcattttgtatttcttgCAGAAGAAATTAGTCTGTGTGGCTAGAAGGATAGAGGCCAAAGCTGAAATACAGGCAAATGCACTGATACCAATGAGTGGCCTTGTTGTCATGTTAGTTGCAAGGCTTAAAGCAGATCGTGCACTCTTGCTGTCCAGTATACCTTCATCTGTAAATCCTGCAGTTCTATCAtctacaaaaatgaaatattttataaaatatatagttatacagTATGTTATAATTCAATATCTTTCATGATATACTTTCTCATCTTTCTTTTGTCTTTAAAACATGATTTCTATgtgtctttttattttcattttagctATAAAATGTGAAAAAGCTTATTTACCTGGATTACGTTCTGCTATTTTCATATCTTCGTGCAGTTCTGCAATCTTCTTGCCTTTTGCTGTTACTACAATCAGAAAACGAACAATTTTGGTAAGCATTCTTACTTTGTCTTTATCAACATTGAATAAATTTCCCAGAACTGCTAAAATTGGACACTCTAAATCATGTGCCATATTCCAAGCTATTGATCTACATTCTTCTGAGCAATATACTGCCATAGGGCACCTTGGACATGGAATTAAATTACAGCTTCTTGAAAGACAGTGGTGACAATGTGTATGATATCTGTAAATTACAagattataatgtttatatataaatatataggatGATTAAATGGACAGAATTGCACCATATATCTGTAACATATTTAATAGTAATGCTTGGagggaaattatattgttcaataaGAGATATTTTGTATgatcattatattaatttagaaCCTCTATATATGTATGAATtccataattattttcattcatgtagaatattatattaaaatgtaatttcttaCTTTTGTGCATAAATGATGTGTGCATACGGTTCTTCAATAGAAACAACATCTCCCGGTTTAAATTCTTTAGTAGCTTCTAAATGACGTCCATATTTTTccgagaaagaaattataacacCATCGCTAACTGCAGGAGCCTCTTTGCTAGGACCATAAGCTAACTTTAAAGGACCttcatctattatatatcttggttctttttttttacttagTGGATTACCACAACCATTAATTGAATCTTCTTTATTTCCATTAAGCTGTCCATTTTTGCATGCCTCTTCATCATTATCTTTGGCTTTcccatttttgtattttacagtTACAGGTAGCTCTTCAATTGTTTCTGTTAAACACATCTCCATTAATTTCTCCGTATTAATAGATTCATTGTctttgattttcaatttctttttaagttCTTCAATAGCTTTTGCCCCCCtttccttcaatttttttcttttctcttctggATATCCAAGATTCAAAGCAGAATCAATATCTATTAAACACTCTTTGAACATTTGTTTTCTGTATAAAGCTGCTGATCTATTGGCATGAGCATGGGACATAAGTTCTTCATTATTTGCATATGCTAAGctcaatgtataatattttatggcTTCATTATCGTCACCCATTACAAAATACTGATTTCCtataacattttaaaagttGATACAGTTAATTATAGTGTTAAGATTGAattcatataattaatacataatttgcACCTTCTTCTCTGTATCTGATAGAATCTTCTTCATTTTTCGTTTCAGGAATTAAAGTGGGTAATGGAGACTTCAACATATTTTGCAAAATATGGCCAACAAGTGCTTCACACTCTTTTTGTAAGCCATATCCTCCATGAGACttattattttgctttatagTCAGTACTAGTTCCCTTGCTTTGTCCATATCCATGTTTACTGTTCTTACAAAAAGGATCTTtcacaaaatttttttaatttatatatctcACTAATGacacttataaataaatagtaaaatatattgtaagtaGTTTAGTATATGGTCTCGtttattattctgttttattaattgttttcacTAATTgataaaaaagattattttttaaacatactCCTACAGTAGATAAGCAGATACTGATTGGACTGTAGTGAACTATGTACTGGCAGAAGCAAAACTGAGAGGTGAAACTAAAATTACCTCAAGTCAGATGTTAGAGGGAAGGCAGAAACTGTATAACTGTGCAACCAAATTCCaaatcgtttattaaattgttaaattataagTTACACAATGATTACaagttattacattttaatcttTGCCTTCAtgatttgttataaatataagtattttagTAATTTTCAGATTGTTAACAAACATACTGAATATATTATAGCCtgttaaacaaagaaatataatataacattttctaatatacagttaaaattatatagtttactgTATTTTGTCTGTTCCTTAAAATCTATTTTCTTATTGAATACTGTTTgcaatattcataaataatatccaATTTGAAAATTGCGACAAatataagataataatattagaacAGACCATAGTAGCATGTAaagttcaaaaatattcaacaaatatagaACATGAAAGCAGTTTTTCTGTCATGTTGCATGAGCACTTTGTAATGAGAACAATTTGGCAGACATCCAAATTTAATGCTACAGTTACCGCCGTCTTGAATTCAACCTTTATTGAAAGGAATGTACATATACTGTGCTTGTTAACCTCTATGTAAAAAATAGTTAATGTTTACATAcatctttttatatattttttaaatacccaataaaatatcttttaaaatgatcttttaatgaaattaatgttatgGGAAggtgaaaataacaatgaagAGAACTATGTGAAAAAAGTGTAATaagtttattaagaatttatcaCATGGTAACAGTTAACATGTGCAAACTTTAATGGCCATACATGTAAAATATGTAGGATTTGAAGTCGCTTTACCTGTACATATtatgatgaataataaaatgcacCTCCTATTATGTGAATTGGAAAAgtcatgaataaataaatgtgtgaAAAATAAGCTTAGATCACATTATAAGGGTTATATGCATACTTGACTAGATCAATCTTCATATACATCCAAGTTTATACTACTACCAAACTTTGCTTTTAATTGAGTTTTTAAATCATTCAAAATGTTCTTCAAATCAGCACTCTGGCTttccaaatttgaaatttccgtTTTCTTCTTCACTTTAAGATCATCCAAATAGCcctgtaaatgcatatttctttaaattataggAAACTAATACATTgatgaatatttctatattgaattatatcataaataatgtctttttatatttattgtgtaCTTTTCTCTAAAACGGGTGAAAtggtgttttaaaattattcaatacttGATGGTAACAAACCTGTGTTTTTTCCATATCTTCCCAGACAAAAACTTCTCCTATATAATAAGGTATTTTGACATCTTCATCTAGTAGGAATAAATTAGACACTTCGTCACATGCGTCTTCCAAGTTTTTTAACTCGTCCTGTTGGAAGTATTCAAATTTGACACATACAACATCGTACATGACCAAATAAGGTtatatgtaatatgaaatatttattactggTATATCTATTGATACCTGTTTGCCTTTCACCTGTGACTGCAAGCTTTCCATCTTTGCATATAATCttgcaaatttattaattttctgttgatCTTCGAACGTAACATAAACATTGCAATCCTATAATACATCAGAGGTTAGAAACGCATTTaactttagatattttaataaaaagataattgtTATTGAGGCTTACTTTCGACATGGTcgctttccttttattttatactgatTTAAATTATAGTGTAATACTAGTTTAGATActaatttagaaagaaattgaCATTACACCACAGATCAGTTTTATAGAGACGGAACTTCTGAGGAAATCTTTGATGTTCCTGCCTGTAAATGGGATGACCTTGAAACACACTACCATAGTTGATGTTACCACTTCTTTACAGACGATATCTCCATTATTTtctatgtttaattaattaaaagaagaagaaaagattgTATGAAACAGTATTATAAGCAAATTACGttgaataattatacatatttcattaatacgattttaatttaaaagttgTGTAGTTTCTTGACCAATACcaagttttttattatttgaaatgaagatTTACTCTAATTTACTCTGATAGTGCATAATTGTTAGTAAAAAAATGTTAGATTTTAAAtctttatg comes from Nomia melanderi isolate GNS246 chromosome 7, iyNomMela1, whole genome shotgun sequence and encodes:
- the LOC116430465 gene encoding protein-lysine N-methyltransferase SMYD4 — its product is MDMDKARELVLTIKQNNKSHGGYGLQKECEALVGHILQNMLKSPLPTLIPETKNEEDSIRYREEGNQYFVMGDDNEAIKYYTLSLAYANNEELMSHAHANRSAALYRKQMFKECLIDIDSALNLGYPEEKRKKLKERGAKAIEELKKKLKIKDNESINTEKLMEMCLTETIEELPVTVKYKNGKAKDNDEEACKNGQLNGNKEDSINGCGNPLSKKKEPRYIIDEGPLKLAYGPSKEAPAVSDGVIISFSEKYGRHLEATKEFKPGDVVSIEEPYAHIIYAQKYHTHCHHCLSRSCNLIPCPRCPMAVYCSEECRSIAWNMAHDLECPILAVLGNLFNVDKDKVRMLTKIVRFLIVVTAKGKKIAELHEDMKIAERNPDDRTAGFTDEGILDSKSARSALSLATNMTTRPLIGISAFACISALASILLATQTNFFCKKYKMNEIKDVNNVPQLKFCGSLMFRACVIMSSNCFTIQQEPGIKTGSGLYVTHSLYNHSCAPNTFRHFEGLTMLTRALEPIYPGDQIFTGYGAAYAHMPRSERREKIMEDYFFECDCPACDANWPMYNEILQNHIGSITKNKELVEKLKPYKQRLVKNMYDIDAVKSVLCILYKEVSQPCEEIVHAEQYLKSYYLDPRE
- the Pfdn4 gene encoding prefoldin subunit 4 — protein: MSKDCNVYVTFEDQQKINKFARLYAKMESLQSQVKGKQDELKNLEDACDEVSNLFLLDEDVKIPYYIGEVFVWEDMEKTQGYLDDLKVKKKTEISNLESQSADLKNILNDLKTQLKAKFGSSINLDVYED